In methanogenic archaeon ISO4-H5, the following are encoded in one genomic region:
- a CDS encoding phosphoglycerate kinase Pgk, with product MGAYNTLGDMNFKGKRVLLRVDINCPMDKKTLKIINDVRIRAVIPTIRELLGKKAKLVILAHQSRKGKWDFTDLSQHAQLLSKNLNTPVRYVNDVLGEEAKKAIQEVKEGEVLLLGNVRELDSESKSLPMEEHAKGELVTALAPLFDVYVCDAFGAAHRSQCSLVGFDDVLPSASGRLMAKEMYALETIFNNPRRPSVFILGGAKFGDVPHMIDRVLGSNTADTVIVVGLAGNAFLMARGVDIGEASKVPLQEELTEENFKKAQDVMAKYGQRILLPTDVAVEKDGKRVSVNIGDMATAGAALDIGDQSVEKFRKVLQVSKTSFMSGPAGMFEKDGFEVGTKAIMTAMVESGGLSVLGGGHTSAAAERFDLADSMSYVSTGGGALETFLLKDPLPVIVALEHSKSKFGNGQ from the coding sequence ATGGGAGCATACAACACCCTCGGCGACATGAACTTCAAGGGCAAGAGGGTCCTCCTCAGGGTGGACATCAACTGCCCCATGGACAAGAAGACCCTGAAGATCATCAACGACGTCAGGATCAGGGCAGTCATCCCCACCATCAGGGAACTGCTCGGAAAGAAAGCGAAGCTTGTGATCCTTGCCCACCAGAGCAGGAAGGGAAAATGGGATTTCACCGACCTGTCCCAGCACGCCCAGCTGCTCTCCAAGAACCTCAACACCCCCGTCAGGTACGTCAACGATGTCCTCGGCGAGGAAGCCAAGAAAGCCATCCAGGAAGTCAAGGAAGGAGAGGTGCTCCTGCTCGGAAACGTCCGTGAGCTGGATTCCGAGAGCAAGAGCCTGCCCATGGAGGAACACGCCAAGGGAGAGCTCGTAACCGCCCTCGCACCTCTTTTCGATGTCTATGTCTGCGACGCATTCGGAGCCGCCCACAGGTCCCAGTGCTCGCTCGTGGGTTTCGACGACGTACTGCCTTCCGCATCCGGCCGTCTCATGGCCAAGGAAATGTACGCTCTCGAGACCATCTTCAACAACCCCCGCAGGCCTTCCGTATTCATCCTCGGAGGAGCCAAGTTCGGGGATGTCCCCCACATGATCGACCGTGTCCTCGGAAGTAACACCGCAGACACCGTCATCGTCGTGGGACTCGCCGGCAACGCCTTCCTCATGGCGAGGGGCGTCGACATCGGCGAGGCATCCAAGGTACCCCTCCAGGAGGAGCTCACCGAGGAGAACTTCAAGAAGGCACAGGATGTCATGGCCAAGTACGGACAGAGGATCCTCCTCCCCACAGATGTGGCAGTCGAGAAGGACGGCAAGAGGGTCAGCGTCAACATCGGAGACATGGCCACCGCCGGAGCGGCTCTCGATATCGGAGACCAGTCCGTGGAGAAGTTCAGGAAGGTCCTGCAGGTCTCCAAGACCTCGTTCATGTCAGGTCCCGCCGGAATGTTCGAGAAGGACGGATTCGAAGTCGGAACCAAAGCGATCATGACCGCCATGGTCGAGAGCGGAGGTCTTTCCGTTCTCGGAGGCGGACACACCTCTGCGGCAGCGGAGAGGTTCGATCTCGCTGATTCCATGTCCTACGTGAGCACCGGAGGAGGAGCACTCGAGACCTTCCTGCTGAAGGATCCCCTCCCCGTCATCGTCGCGCTGGAACATTCGAAATCCAAGTTCGGTAACGGACAGTAA
- a CDS encoding LL-diaminopimelate aminotransferase DapC, with protein MAKYTQAERLQKLPPYLFVMLEELAAQKKAEGVKMIDFGIGDPDLPCPNEVLDAMDKAARVNENQKYSSSKGERDLRIAVAEYYKKRFNVNVDPDKNVCITIGSKEGIYNIAQAFVNDGEKIVAPAPGYPVYSGAATLFNNAVCDKVKLKAENDWLLDLNEVPEDAKLLYLNYPNNPTGAVADLDYVKKAYDWTQKHNTIFAYDNAYCEMTFDGYRAPSVLQAGMDAIEFGSFSKTFCMTGFRLGFAVGNEELVGGLTKCKGQIDSGAPIFIQKAAITALSMYDSNGFLTGTAKSNNDEFGERRKVLVEGLRELGFDVKMPKGTFYVWFDCGKSSMDFTKEMIDRGIIVTPGTGFGGEDGYIRMAVTRNIDSIKEALRRMGKRND; from the coding sequence ATGGCAAAATACACACAGGCAGAAAGACTGCAGAAACTCCCTCCCTACCTCTTCGTGATGCTGGAGGAACTTGCCGCCCAGAAGAAGGCGGAAGGCGTGAAGATGATCGACTTCGGAATCGGAGACCCCGATCTCCCCTGTCCCAACGAGGTCCTCGACGCCATGGACAAGGCCGCCCGCGTCAACGAGAACCAGAAGTACTCCTCCTCCAAGGGAGAGAGGGACCTCAGGATCGCCGTCGCAGAGTACTACAAGAAAAGGTTCAACGTCAACGTGGACCCCGACAAGAACGTCTGCATCACCATCGGTTCCAAAGAGGGAATCTACAACATCGCACAGGCCTTCGTCAACGACGGAGAGAAGATCGTGGCCCCCGCCCCCGGCTACCCCGTTTACTCCGGAGCCGCCACCCTCTTCAACAACGCCGTATGCGACAAAGTGAAACTCAAGGCGGAGAACGACTGGCTCCTGGACCTGAACGAGGTCCCCGAGGACGCCAAGCTGCTTTACCTAAACTACCCCAACAACCCCACCGGTGCCGTTGCCGATCTCGACTATGTAAAGAAGGCATACGACTGGACCCAGAAGCACAACACCATCTTCGCCTACGACAACGCGTACTGCGAGATGACCTTCGACGGATACAGGGCACCTTCCGTCCTCCAGGCCGGAATGGATGCCATCGAGTTCGGATCCTTCTCCAAGACCTTCTGCATGACCGGCTTCAGGCTCGGATTCGCAGTCGGAAACGAGGAGCTCGTGGGCGGACTTACCAAATGCAAGGGACAGATCGATTCCGGTGCACCCATCTTCATCCAGAAGGCCGCCATCACCGCACTCAGCATGTACGACAGCAACGGATTCCTCACCGGAACCGCCAAGTCCAACAACGACGAGTTCGGAGAGAGAAGGAAGGTCCTCGTAGAGGGTCTGAGGGAACTCGGATTCGATGTGAAGATGCCCAAGGGAACCTTCTACGTATGGTTCGACTGCGGCAAGTCCTCCATGGACTTCACCAAGGAAATGATCGACAGGGGAATCATCGTCACCCCCGGAACTGGATTCGGCGGTGAGGACGGCTACATCAGGATGGCAGTCACCAGGAACATCGACTCCATCAAGGAAGCCCTCCGCAGGATGGGTAAGAGGAACGACTGA
- a CDS encoding diaminopimelate epimerase DapF, translated as MKFWKYQGCGNDFVLVDGISEELEIDVPWCVKVCDRHFGVGADGVLYLFPGEEGCDVTMRIINADGSEAEMCGNGIRCLAKHASDFGFVKKDEFSILTGRGKLIATVFKTDGKVSTVRIDMGAPILEGREVPVNFDGRFINQPFEIEGVKFRANAVSMGNPHFITFDDIGEDNVRRLGPILESYREFFPRKTNVEFCSVKDGKIYVTVYERGAAWTLACGTGACASTTAAALNGLVPFDTPVDVHLPGGWLKITVDKDLGYVLMEGPAEFVFEGNTN; from the coding sequence ATGAAGTTCTGGAAGTATCAGGGCTGCGGCAACGACTTCGTGCTGGTCGACGGCATCTCCGAGGAGCTGGAGATCGACGTCCCCTGGTGCGTGAAGGTCTGCGACAGACACTTCGGGGTCGGTGCCGACGGTGTCCTCTACCTCTTCCCCGGAGAGGAGGGATGCGATGTCACCATGCGCATCATCAATGCAGACGGCTCCGAGGCCGAGATGTGCGGTAACGGCATCAGATGCCTCGCCAAGCACGCCAGCGACTTCGGCTTCGTTAAGAAGGATGAATTCTCAATCCTGACCGGCAGGGGCAAGCTGATCGCCACCGTCTTCAAGACCGACGGCAAGGTCAGCACCGTCCGTATCGACATGGGTGCCCCCATCCTCGAAGGAAGGGAAGTGCCAGTCAACTTCGACGGCCGCTTCATCAACCAGCCCTTCGAGATCGAGGGCGTGAAGTTCAGGGCGAACGCTGTCTCCATGGGCAACCCCCATTTCATCACATTCGACGACATCGGCGAGGACAACGTCCGCCGCCTCGGACCCATCCTCGAAAGCTACCGCGAGTTCTTCCCCCGCAAGACCAACGTGGAGTTCTGCTCCGTGAAGGACGGGAAGATCTACGTGACGGTCTACGAGAGGGGTGCGGCATGGACCCTTGCATGCGGAACCGGCGCATGTGCCAGCACCACTGCTGCGGCACTCAACGGACTGGTCCCGTTCGACACCCCCGTGGACGTTCACCTCCCCGGAGGATGGCTCAAGATCACAGTAGACAAGGACCTCGGCTACGTCTTGATGGAAGGACCTGCCGAGTTTGTGTTCGAAGGAAACACCAACTGA
- a CDS encoding diaminopimelate decarboxylase LysA — MPMRDFESKDGRMVFAGMDVVDLADRFGTPCYVTDEQRLRENYRNVYKAFSKYMETEIHYACKANTNLAILRVLQQEGAGIDAVSIGEVRACLKAGFSPDKIMYTGVFVSTEELKQVAETGVMINLDSVSEMERLAQIKPGAPVSFRITPGIGSGHGAKVITGNKGAKFGIPKDKVVETYLRAQDLGLNPIGIHAHIGSGGQSVEPFVEEAEVLAELINQIGEAGIDLEFVDIGGGIGVPYKPNEDEMDLGQMASEVTDVFEQNTNIKKIILEPGRYLICDATILLTRCNDVKDAGTKKYIGVDAGFNTLIRPAMYDSFHYIQNGSKFGKACTSKFDIAGPICETGDYLGHDRVLPEPDEGDVMVVYNAGAYGFSMSSNYNSRPLCAEVLVNNGEAELIREKEQIEEQWRHQIIPKRLMQ, encoded by the coding sequence ATGCCGATGAGGGATTTCGAGAGCAAGGACGGCCGTATGGTCTTCGCCGGCATGGACGTCGTCGACCTGGCAGACAGGTTCGGCACCCCCTGCTACGTGACCGACGAGCAGAGGCTCAGGGAGAACTACCGCAACGTCTACAAGGCATTCTCCAAGTACATGGAGACCGAGATTCACTACGCCTGCAAGGCCAACACCAACCTCGCCATCCTGAGGGTACTCCAGCAGGAGGGAGCAGGTATCGATGCCGTCTCCATCGGCGAGGTCAGGGCCTGCCTCAAGGCCGGATTCAGCCCTGACAAGATCATGTACACCGGTGTCTTCGTGAGCACCGAGGAACTCAAGCAGGTGGCCGAGACGGGAGTCATGATCAACCTCGACTCCGTCTCCGAAATGGAACGTCTGGCACAGATCAAGCCGGGAGCGCCCGTATCCTTCAGGATCACCCCCGGGATCGGTTCCGGACACGGTGCCAAGGTCATCACCGGCAACAAGGGAGCCAAGTTCGGCATCCCCAAGGACAAGGTCGTCGAGACCTACCTGAGAGCCCAGGACCTGGGACTCAACCCCATCGGAATCCATGCCCACATCGGATCCGGCGGCCAGAGCGTCGAACCCTTCGTCGAGGAGGCGGAGGTCCTGGCTGAACTCATCAACCAGATCGGCGAGGCCGGCATCGACCTCGAGTTCGTGGACATCGGAGGAGGAATCGGAGTCCCCTACAAGCCCAACGAGGACGAGATGGATCTGGGACAGATGGCCTCCGAGGTCACCGACGTGTTCGAGCAGAACACCAATATCAAGAAGATCATCCTCGAGCCCGGAAGGTACCTCATCTGCGATGCTACCATCCTGCTCACCAGGTGCAACGACGTCAAGGACGCCGGCACCAAGAAGTACATCGGAGTCGACGCGGGATTCAACACCCTCATCAGGCCCGCCATGTACGATTCGTTCCACTACATCCAGAACGGAAGCAAGTTCGGAAAGGCCTGCACCTCCAAGTTCGATATCGCGGGACCCATCTGCGAAACCGGAGACTATCTCGGACACGACAGGGTGCTTCCCGAGCCCGACGAGGGCGATGTCATGGTCGTCTACAACGCCGGTGCATACGGATTCTCCATGAGCAGCAACTACAATTCCAGGCCCCTCTGCGCAGAGGTACTCGTGAACAACGGCGAGGCCGAACTCATCCGCGAGAAGGAACAGATCGAGGAGCAGTGGAGGCACCAGATCATCCCCAAGAGGCTCATGCAATGA
- a CDS encoding aspartate kinase Ask — MLTVMKFGGTSVGSIEALERVANIVVGTEGNKVVVTSAMSGITNFLVACCEDLENQREETIEVFEKKHVCVAKAMLDEKQFAEFMEEFTPRMEAFKALLYDEKAAKSPYYQDNVTSQGERFSSLLLCHKIRSLGYKSVALTSEDCGIIAEGKPLNGNANLRMTETQMGINLMPYINRGYIPVITGFYGVTKDDWIPLTFGRGGSDYAAAVVANALNADMLEIWTDVDGFMSADPRVVPNAVKIDEMSYAEAAELAYFGAKVLHPRTIEPVRKKHIPLKVRNSFKPKEEGTLISRFREYRNELLRSVATKTDLSIISISSPEIAYRPDIVSKILNKISENDDAIYSISTSLSTVAFLIHNNDVKNTLIKLNELDNDDVEKIDVTSDVALICCVGDELMSETGACGDIFGAVKAAGANINMISEGASNVAINFVVSNGDALSVIKILHSKFVEGDS; from the coding sequence ATGTTAACTGTAATGAAATTCGGCGGTACCTCCGTCGGATCCATCGAGGCCCTCGAGAGGGTCGCGAACATCGTGGTAGGAACTGAAGGCAACAAGGTAGTGGTCACCTCGGCCATGTCCGGCATCACCAATTTCCTGGTCGCATGCTGCGAGGACCTGGAGAACCAGAGAGAGGAGACCATCGAGGTCTTCGAGAAGAAGCACGTCTGCGTTGCCAAGGCCATGCTCGACGAGAAGCAGTTCGCCGAGTTCATGGAGGAATTCACCCCCAGGATGGAGGCATTCAAGGCACTCCTCTACGATGAAAAGGCCGCCAAGAGCCCCTACTACCAGGATAATGTTACCTCCCAGGGAGAGAGATTCAGTTCGCTGCTCCTCTGCCACAAGATCAGGTCCCTCGGATACAAGTCCGTCGCACTCACCAGCGAGGACTGCGGAATCATCGCCGAAGGCAAGCCCCTCAACGGAAACGCCAACCTCAGAATGACCGAGACCCAGATGGGAATCAACCTGATGCCCTACATCAACAGGGGCTACATCCCCGTCATCACCGGATTCTACGGAGTCACCAAGGACGACTGGATCCCCCTCACCTTCGGAAGGGGAGGATCCGACTACGCCGCTGCGGTGGTCGCCAACGCCCTCAACGCTGACATGCTGGAAATCTGGACCGACGTGGACGGATTCATGTCCGCCGACCCCAGGGTCGTTCCCAATGCTGTCAAGATCGACGAGATGTCCTATGCGGAGGCCGCCGAGCTCGCCTACTTCGGTGCCAAGGTCCTGCACCCCAGGACCATCGAGCCCGTCAGGAAGAAGCACATCCCCCTCAAGGTCAGGAACTCCTTCAAGCCCAAGGAAGAGGGAACCCTCATCTCCAGGTTCAGGGAGTACCGCAACGAGCTCCTCAGGAGCGTTGCCACCAAGACCGATCTCTCCATCATCAGCATCAGCTCTCCCGAGATCGCCTACAGGCCCGACATCGTCTCCAAGATCCTCAACAAGATCTCCGAGAACGACGATGCCATCTACTCTATCTCAACCTCGCTCTCCACCGTGGCGTTCCTCATCCACAACAACGACGTGAAGAACACCCTCATCAAGCTCAACGAGCTGGACAACGACGACGTCGAGAAGATCGACGTCACCTCCGATGTGGCACTGATCTGCTGCGTCGGCGACGAGCTCATGAGCGAGACCGGTGCCTGCGGAGACATCTTCGGAGCTGTAAAGGCTGCCGGTGCCAACATCAATATGATCTCCGAGGGCGCTTCCAATGTGGCCATCAACTTCGTGGTCTCCAACGGCGACGCACTCTCCGTCATCAAGATTCTCCACAGCAAGTTCGTAGAGGGGGACTCCTGA
- a CDS encoding dihydrodipicolinate synthase DapA: MLFGTGTALITPMNRDGSVNEEQLRRLVTFQEENGVDMLLPCGSTGEAATLNTEEHLKVIEIVIDQAKSAKVVAGAGSNCTQEAIELSKAAEDLGADGILSISPYYVKPTQEGIFRHYEAIAKSVEIPVIVYNVPGRTNSNITADTEARLAQVPNIGGVKEASGNIDQIREIIDRTPKDFSVLSGDDAMTYDVMCSGGAGVFSVVSNCLPKEVSTMVDLLREGKKEQAKEIHDRLMPLFKGAFVESNPIPIKYIMSKMGFGDNVLRLPLTPISAGAQEKLERILSQYDL; the protein is encoded by the coding sequence ATGCTATTTGGAACAGGAACTGCACTCATAACCCCTATGAACAGGGACGGCAGCGTCAACGAAGAACAACTGAGGAGACTCGTCACCTTCCAGGAAGAGAACGGTGTCGACATGCTCCTGCCGTGTGGATCCACCGGCGAAGCGGCTACACTCAACACTGAGGAACACCTCAAGGTCATCGAGATCGTCATCGACCAGGCCAAGTCGGCCAAGGTCGTGGCAGGAGCAGGAAGCAACTGCACCCAGGAGGCCATCGAGCTGAGCAAGGCAGCAGAGGATCTCGGTGCAGACGGAATCCTTTCCATCTCTCCCTACTATGTGAAACCGACCCAGGAAGGCATCTTCCGCCATTACGAGGCAATCGCCAAGTCAGTGGAGATTCCTGTCATCGTCTACAACGTCCCCGGCAGGACCAACAGCAACATCACCGCCGACACCGAGGCCAGGCTCGCCCAGGTCCCCAACATCGGAGGCGTCAAGGAAGCCAGCGGCAACATCGACCAGATTAGGGAGATCATCGACAGGACTCCCAAGGACTTCTCCGTCCTCTCCGGCGACGATGCCATGACCTACGACGTCATGTGCTCCGGCGGAGCCGGTGTGTTCTCCGTGGTCTCCAACTGCCTGCCCAAGGAGGTCTCCACCATGGTGGACCTTCTCCGCGAGGGCAAGAAGGAACAGGCCAAGGAGATCCATGACAGGCTCATGCCCCTCTTCAAGGGCGCATTCGTGGAATCCAACCCCATCCCCATCAAGTACATCATGTCCAAGATGGGCTTCGGAGACAACGTACTGAGGCTCCCCCTCACCCCCATTTCGGCAGGAGCACAGGAGAAGCTCGAACGGATCCTCTCCCAGTACGATCTATGA
- a CDS encoding transcriptional regulator AsnC family, translating to MIDNLDKRILEIMKKDSRCPYVEIADKLGVSEGTVRSRVHRMTEEGIIRGFTIKTSSKNVKALVEVKIDVNTDTEAIARELSTYDGVTEVFEVTGDQDIIAIVDVESSQSLNEIIERVRRYDNVLSTRTRLILKEHFGEN from the coding sequence ATGATTGACAATCTTGACAAGCGTATTCTCGAGATAATGAAGAAGGATTCCAGATGCCCGTACGTCGAGATCGCGGACAAGCTAGGCGTGTCCGAGGGAACCGTACGCAGCAGGGTCCACAGGATGACCGAGGAAGGCATCATCCGCGGATTCACCATCAAGACCAGCTCCAAGAACGTCAAGGCACTGGTGGAGGTCAAGATCGACGTCAATACCGATACCGAGGCAATTGCAAGGGAGCTTTCCACCTACGACGGTGTCACCGAGGTTTTCGAGGTCACCGGAGACCAGGACATCATCGCCATCGTCGACGTGGAGTCGTCTCAGAGCTTGAACGAGATTATCGAAAGGGTCCGCAGGTACGACAACGTACTCAGCACCCGTACCCGCCTTATCTTAAAGGAACACTTTGGAGAGAACTAA
- a CDS encoding mechanosensitive ion channel protein: protein MYRGKGKLFFSLFAVCMLLTVAGAAYSDDSEAATDMSGTSLNVIYDANKSIELNASSSTTLSFFVYNGYTENVVAYVAATSNNESTKVNTSTAPIELVKGENTSIKMTVTADRYAHQGNYSVTLSFKIYKGSDPAFLEQGTYDFPLHVMSNLSSDKYNKFLGFFDNTYTGIMGNVWFTAAVSFLGLLAIGYAVMFVAVPVCSRIVMKKDDPQRKTLKKLLYRLCQVIVWLWVIGQVFRILGADEELIDLINRLFYLAYVVVGIIVGWQLYKLIVDTLISKAASRVGDYNLNDTEADIKSFRPLFLYIGEIILAIVGTMLIMSLLGFNLAAIITSAGLVSLGISMGAQDVLKQFFSGLEILATRPFKKGDLIAVGADAMVYRVRRVNVMNTILENWDNTDVFVMPNSLITTNKIRNITRETLISKVYLTVDIAYGSDVNLARKLMQEAATENPHVISDGSVKRPYTRLEAFEDSNLLIKMGFYVDEYGSQWAICGQIRQGIIAKFAANGIGIDYQQIVIHEAKNPETREGAAKTADDSE, encoded by the coding sequence ATGTACAGGGGCAAGGGCAAACTCTTCTTCAGTCTGTTCGCAGTCTGCATGCTGCTCACGGTGGCAGGTGCCGCATACAGCGACGACTCCGAGGCAGCTACCGATATGAGCGGTACGAGCCTGAACGTGATCTATGACGCCAACAAGAGCATCGAACTGAACGCCAGCTCCTCCACGACCCTGTCGTTCTTCGTGTACAACGGCTATACGGAGAATGTCGTCGCATACGTTGCAGCCACCTCGAACAACGAATCGACGAAGGTCAACACCAGTACCGCCCCCATAGAACTCGTCAAAGGCGAGAACACATCCATCAAGATGACCGTCACCGCCGACAGATATGCCCACCAAGGAAACTACTCGGTCACCCTGTCCTTCAAGATTTACAAAGGAAGCGACCCCGCCTTCCTAGAACAGGGAACCTATGACTTCCCCCTGCACGTGATGTCCAACCTGTCCTCCGACAAATACAACAAATTCCTCGGATTCTTCGACAATACCTACACCGGAATCATGGGCAACGTCTGGTTCACCGCCGCGGTATCTTTCCTCGGTCTGCTAGCCATCGGTTACGCAGTCATGTTCGTCGCGGTACCCGTCTGCTCCAGGATCGTCATGAAGAAGGACGATCCCCAGAGGAAGACGCTCAAGAAGCTCCTGTACCGTCTCTGTCAGGTCATCGTCTGGCTGTGGGTCATCGGACAGGTATTCCGTATCCTCGGTGCGGACGAGGAGCTCATCGACCTGATCAACAGGCTGTTCTACCTCGCCTACGTCGTGGTAGGAATCATCGTCGGATGGCAGCTGTACAAGCTCATCGTGGACACCCTCATCAGTAAAGCGGCATCCAGAGTGGGAGATTACAATCTCAACGATACGGAAGCGGATATCAAGAGCTTCCGCCCCCTGTTCCTCTACATCGGAGAGATCATCCTCGCCATCGTCGGAACCATGCTCATCATGAGTCTGCTCGGATTCAACCTCGCTGCAATCATCACCTCCGCGGGACTCGTATCCCTGGGAATCTCCATGGGTGCCCAGGATGTCCTCAAGCAGTTCTTCAGCGGTCTGGAGATCCTCGCCACCCGTCCCTTCAAGAAGGGGGACCTCATCGCAGTCGGTGCTGACGCCATGGTCTACCGTGTCCGCAGGGTCAATGTCATGAACACCATCCTGGAGAACTGGGACAACACCGATGTGTTCGTCATGCCCAACAGCCTCATCACCACCAACAAGATCAGGAACATCACCCGCGAGACCCTCATCAGCAAGGTCTACCTCACTGTGGACATCGCCTACGGAAGCGACGTGAACCTCGCCCGCAAGCTCATGCAGGAAGCGGCCACCGAGAACCCCCACGTCATCTCCGACGGAAGCGTCAAGAGGCCGTACACCCGTCTCGAGGCCTTCGAGGACAGCAACCTGCTCATCAAGATGGGATTCTACGTCGACGAATACGGAAGCCAGTGGGCCATCTGCGGACAAATCAGGCAGGGCATCATCGCCAAGTTCGCAGCCAACGGAATCGGCATCGACTACCAGCAGATAGTCATCCACGAGGCCAAGAATCCGGAGACCCGCGAGGGCGCTGCGAAAACCGCAGACGATTCGGAGTAA
- a CDS encoding radical SAM domain-containing protein — translation MAYNYGRISTMAVDPIEKKPLYHFHPGTSIFSIGGIGCNMHCDYCQNYSISQSPIGKKRTTYKSPADLVAFCRQQGYTQMAFTYNEPSIWYEYIRDTMDLAPDLDVVLVSNGMINEDPLKELCKGIKAINIDVKSFKDEFYKNLCGGDLEAVKSSCEIAYASKVHLELTYLVIPGYNDTVDEVLKFVKWAHEHLSPDTPIHFTRFHPDYNMMAVRTTPVDTLLKLQKVAEDNGMHHVYVGNVLTDDGSNTYCPECGEMVIRRTGYRVHVSGLSGNRCSYCGHRLNIIR, via the coding sequence GTGGCATACAACTACGGCCGTATATCCACCATGGCGGTCGACCCCATCGAGAAGAAACCCCTCTATCACTTCCATCCCGGCACCAGCATATTCTCCATCGGCGGAATAGGATGTAACATGCACTGCGATTACTGCCAGAACTATTCCATATCCCAATCGCCGATCGGCAAGAAGCGCACCACCTACAAGTCACCCGCAGACCTGGTGGCATTCTGCAGGCAGCAGGGCTATACCCAGATGGCCTTCACATACAACGAACCCTCCATTTGGTACGAGTACATCCGCGACACCATGGACCTGGCACCCGACCTCGATGTGGTGCTGGTTTCCAACGGTATGATCAACGAGGATCCCCTGAAAGAGCTATGCAAGGGTATCAAGGCCATCAATATCGATGTCAAATCGTTCAAGGACGAATTCTACAAGAACCTCTGCGGAGGAGACCTGGAGGCTGTGAAGTCATCCTGCGAGATCGCCTATGCATCGAAGGTTCATCTGGAACTCACTTACCTCGTGATTCCCGGCTACAACGACACCGTCGACGAGGTCCTGAAGTTCGTCAAATGGGCCCACGAGCATCTCAGCCCCGACACCCCCATCCACTTCACCCGCTTCCATCCCGATTACAACATGATGGCCGTGAGGACCACTCCCGTGGACACCCTTCTGAAACTGCAGAAGGTCGCCGAGGATAACGGCATGCATCACGTCTATGTGGGCAATGTGCTCACAGACGACGGATCCAACACCTACTGCCCCGAGTGCGGAGAGATGGTCATCAGGAGGACCGGCTACCGCGTTCATGTCTCGGGACTCTCCGGAAACCGCTGCAGCTACTGCGGACACCGTCTCAACATAATACGCTGA
- a CDS encoding thiamine-monophosphate kinase ThiL: MSSLKDVGERQLVETVRSIIRPRSKSTVIGPGDDAAVIRNPSGDIVVSSDVVTKERHLPETMTYEQFGWTAAAVNFSDIASMGARPLGFLPAVTIPEDEDESVLYDIMSGIDQCCEFCNTEVVGGDTKFGSLAVAGTALGTMEGRKPMTRRGAQPGDIVAVTGMLGGPAAGYYAIKNGFEAEDQVFSLMVPVPHVEDGIKLSGTGAIHSCMDLSDGLANAATEICKQSHVGMEIEWEFLPIDDEVKDILEASHADLRDTVTRWGGEYELLFTLDRGDLQKLYDAGIAFSIIGLVTNGEGPVLNDGDERKVMENGIY, encoded by the coding sequence TCCAAATCCACCGTCATCGGACCCGGCGACGATGCCGCGGTCATCCGGAACCCTTCAGGCGACATAGTTGTGTCCTCCGATGTCGTGACCAAGGAGAGGCATCTCCCGGAGACCATGACCTACGAGCAGTTCGGATGGACCGCCGCGGCCGTGAACTTCAGCGACATTGCCAGCATGGGTGCGAGACCTCTCGGTTTCCTCCCGGCGGTGACGATACCCGAGGATGAGGATGAATCCGTCCTCTACGACATCATGAGCGGAATCGACCAGTGCTGCGAGTTCTGCAACACGGAGGTCGTCGGCGGTGACACTAAATTCGGTTCCCTGGCCGTTGCTGGGACCGCACTCGGTACCATGGAAGGCAGGAAGCCCATGACCCGCAGAGGGGCTCAGCCCGGCGACATTGTCGCGGTGACCGGCATGCTCGGAGGTCCGGCTGCCGGATACTATGCCATCAAGAACGGTTTCGAAGCCGAGGATCAGGTCTTCTCCCTGATGGTCCCGGTCCCCCATGTGGAAGACGGAATCAAGCTGTCTGGCACAGGTGCAATACATTCCTGCATGGACCTGTCCGACGGACTTGCCAACGCTGCCACCGAGATCTGCAAGCAATCACATGTCGGCATGGAGATAGAGTGGGAGTTCCTGCCTATCGACGACGAGGTCAAGGACATCCTGGAAGCGAGCCACGCGGACCTGAGGGATACCGTTACCAGGTGGGGAGGAGAATACGAACTCCTGTTCACCCTGGACCGGGGAGACCTCCAGAAACTGTATGATGCAGGTATCGCATTCTCGATAATCGGTCTGGTGACCAACGGTGAAGGTCCCGTTCTCAACGACGGGGACGAGAGGAAGGTGATGGAGAACGGCATTTATTAA